The Lycium barbarum isolate Lr01 chromosome 9, ASM1917538v2, whole genome shotgun sequence genome has a segment encoding these proteins:
- the LOC132611113 gene encoding protein ORANGE-GREEN, chloroplastic — MVWAGRMLCSTTPFCPSTSSLPRNLRNNTKWRSMASDADASSSFSTSMDSDKNAAGFCIIEGPETVQDFAKMELQEIRDNIRSRRNKIFLHMEEVRRLRIQQRIKSAELGILTEAQENDLPNFPSFIPFLPPLTSANLKQYYATCFSLIAGVMLFGGLLAPSLELKLGLGGTSYADFIRSMHLPMQLSQVDPIVASFSGGAVGVISALMVVEINNVKQQEHKKCKYCLGTGYLACARCSNTGALVLIEPVSTVKGADNPLSPPNTERCPNCSGSGKVMCPTCLCTGMAMASEHDPRIDPFD, encoded by the exons ATGGTGTGGGCAGGTAGAATGCTGTGTTCAACGACACCGTTTTGTCCTTCCACTTCATCGCTTCCTAGAAATCTTAGAAATAATACTAAATGGCGATCCATGGCTTCTGATGCTGATGCTTCTTCTTCATTCTCTACTTCTATGGATTCTGATAAAAACGCCGCCGG GTTTTGTATAATAGAAGGGCCTGAGACAGTACAGGACTTTGCCAAAATGGAGTTGCAAGAAATTCGAGATAATATTAGAAGTCGAAGAAACAAGATATTCTTGCATATGGAGGAG GTACGCCGGCTAAGAATACAACAAAGGATAAAGAGTGCTGAGCTTGGGATACTAACTGAGGCACAAGAAAATGATCTTCCTAATTTCCCATCATTTATTCCCTTTTTGCCGCCTCTT ACATCAGCAAATCTTAAGCAATATTATGCTACTTGTTTCTCCCTCATTGCTGGAGTTATGCTTTTTGGTGGACTTCTAGCACCTAGT TTGGAGCTAAAACTGGGATTAGGAGGCACATCATATGCTGATTTTATCCGAAGCATGCATCTACCAATGCAACTGAG TCAGGTCGATCCAATTGTGGCATCATTCTCTGGGGGTGCAGTTGGGGTGATCTCTGCATTGATGGTTGTTGAAATCAATAATGTGAAACAGCAGGAACATAAGAAGTGCAAGTACTGTCTTGGAACAG GATATCTTGCTTGTGCTCGATGTTCCAACACTGGAGCTCTTGTTCTTATCGAACCTGTTTCCACGGTTAAAGGAGCGGACAACCCTCTGTCACCACCTAATACAGAGAGGTGTCCCAATTGTTCAGGTTCAGGAAAG GTCATGTGCCCTACGTGTCTTTGTACTGGGATGGCTATGGCAAGTGAACACGATCCACGAATTGATCCCTTCGATTAA